The Candidatus Zixiibacteriota bacterium genome includes a region encoding these proteins:
- the bshB1 gene encoding bacillithiol biosynthesis deacetylase BshB1 → MELDVLAIGGHPDDVEITCGGTMIKLADLGKTTGVLDLTEGEMGTLGTPAERLEDAARASKLMGLAVRENLHLPDAALEPSRDNRLRIASIIRKYRPHTVILPFRDKQRHPDHRITSILGYDACFLSGLKKAEIEGQPYRPFKIIYASSFLAAAHTFFVDISDQFERKREAVKAFRSQFDGSAQSRQIYKPGNDIFELMRVYGRKYGIEVGCQYAEAFMMVEPMLIDDPMAIPVQSI, encoded by the coding sequence ATGGAGCTCGATGTATTAGCCATAGGCGGTCATCCGGATGATGTCGAAATCACCTGTGGCGGGACGATGATTAAACTGGCCGATTTGGGAAAAACAACCGGGGTACTCGACCTTACCGAAGGGGAAATGGGGACGCTGGGGACTCCCGCCGAACGGCTCGAAGACGCCGCGAGAGCGTCCAAGTTAATGGGATTGGCAGTTCGGGAAAATCTTCATCTGCCCGATGCCGCCCTGGAACCGAGCCGTGATAATCGTCTCCGCATCGCGTCCATAATCAGAAAATACCGACCCCATACGGTTATCCTTCCGTTTCGCGATAAACAGCGTCATCCCGATCATCGCATCACTTCTATTCTGGGATACGACGCCTGCTTTTTGTCAGGGCTTAAAAAAGCCGAGATTGAGGGTCAGCCGTATCGGCCGTTTAAGATAATTTACGCGTCGTCGTTTTTGGCTGCTGCTCATACTTTTTTTGTGGATATTTCCGACCAGTTCGAAAGAAAGCGCGAGGCTGTAAAAGCTTTCCGTTCGCAATTCGACGGTTCGGCGCAATCGCGGCAGATTTATAAGCCGGGCAATGATATATTTGAGCTGATGCGTGTTTACGGTCGTAAATATGGGATTGAAGTCGGTTGTCAATACGCTGAAGCATTCATGATGGTGGAGCCGATGCTGATTGACGATCCGATGGCGATTCCGGTTCAGTCAATATAG
- the bshA gene encoding N-acetyl-alpha-D-glucosaminyl L-malate synthase BshA, with protein MDKLKIGITCYPVAGGSGIVATELGIKLAERGHQVHFIAYALPFRLDVFQPNLFFHEVDTISYQLFKYPPYTLTLAAKLAEISEAYNLDLLHVHYAIPHATAAFLAKQLTTNHTPKIITTLHGTDITLVGADKSYYDITRFSILMSDGITAVSRYLAAETEQEFNIEKPIEVIPNFVDVTRFNPQPTHCCRADFSIDTEERLICHISNFRPVKRVMDVIEIFRQIREALPARLLLIGEGPDTMLARRTVKKYKLDESVVFLGNQAKVEEFLPCADLFLCPSEEESFGLAALEALACGVPVIGSSGTGLVEVVDHGVNGFLFPAADTRSMASAAISLLTGKYDILEFRKNAAEKSHERFNAELVVDHYEKYYHTVLENE; from the coding sequence ATGGATAAGTTAAAGATCGGCATAACATGTTATCCGGTGGCGGGCGGTTCGGGAATCGTAGCCACTGAGCTGGGGATAAAACTGGCGGAGCGAGGACATCAGGTGCACTTTATCGCTTATGCCCTGCCTTTTCGGCTGGATGTGTTTCAGCCGAATTTATTTTTTCATGAAGTTGATACAATTTCATACCAGCTTTTTAAATATCCGCCATATACGTTGACTTTGGCGGCCAAACTGGCCGAGATTTCCGAAGCGTACAATCTCGATTTGTTGCACGTCCATTATGCCATACCGCATGCGACGGCGGCGTTTTTGGCTAAACAATTGACCACTAATCATACACCCAAAATTATCACGACCCTGCATGGCACCGATATTACGCTGGTGGGGGCGGATAAATCGTATTATGATATCACTCGGTTTTCGATTCTGATGTCGGATGGTATTACCGCCGTATCGCGGTATTTGGCCGCAGAAACGGAGCAGGAATTCAATATCGAGAAACCGATCGAAGTGATTCCGAATTTTGTCGATGTCACCCGCTTTAACCCTCAGCCGACCCATTGCTGCCGGGCCGATTTTTCTATAGATACTGAAGAACGATTGATATGTCATATTTCTAATTTCCGGCCGGTTAAACGTGTTATGGATGTAATTGAAATATTTCGCCAAATTCGCGAAGCTTTACCAGCCAGACTTCTATTAATCGGCGAAGGTCCCGACACTATGCTGGCGAGGCGTACGGTAAAAAAATATAAACTGGATGAAAGCGTGGTCTTTTTGGGTAATCAGGCTAAAGTCGAAGAATTTTTGCCGTGCGCCGATCTGTTTCTGTGTCCTTCGGAGGAGGAATCATTTGGGCTGGCGGCTCTGGAAGCTCTCGCCTGTGGTGTGCCGGTTATCGGTTCAAGCGGCACCGGTCTGGTCGAAGTTGTCGATCACGGCGTTAATGGATTTTTATTCCCGGCAGCCGACACGCGTTCGATGGCGAGTGCCGCTATATCGTTATTGACCGGGAAATATGATATTTTGGAGTTCAGGAAAAACGCCGCTGAAAAATCGCATGAAAGATTCAACGCGGAATTAGTGGTTGATCATTATGAAAAATATTATCATACCGTATTGGAGAACGAATAA
- the bshC gene encoding bacillithiol biosynthesis cysteine-adding enzyme BshC, whose translation MKDAIVKYSELSGYSDLFLDFNYNREKLSGIFGASRHNLKIEQISKSSYPKRELANILMRQNKGWNAPERVLENISKLTDEKSVVVTAGQQACLFGGPYLVLLKILTVLKKAKLLEKELEIPVIPLFWIASDDHDFAEISRAHIFDSRGEIVRLAIDYDKERKYPPVGTMSFDDTVTREVNKFMSHFPENDYKEMAVNSIEKYYSSGVSIVDAFARYWLNLLGQYGIVMLNPHDAEFKKLCAPFMTSVVDKHEEMKRVLNESNEWLTSQSYHLQVQKPESSMHLFAHFPERIAIHQRDDEFFARDKKYSQESLKEDIKANLLNFSPDVFTRSLLQSYLFPVLDIIAGPSEIAYLAQIMPLFDLFELPRPDITARLSATLIENKFEKLMTSLNLQYQDVVLDFEEILRTRQNEDFPDSIKLQINSIRQSNIEKMRELREISNRYDFDSKNIVEKYQRKMDYLTGELEKRLESAYINQSGSVKSKLERMRKALMPVNNPSERSIALVYFISRYGMNVIDFIDENLNLDSAGHQLIYLSEYHG comes from the coding sequence TTGAAGGATGCCATAGTAAAATATTCTGAATTATCCGGTTATTCAGATCTTTTTTTGGATTTTAATTATAATCGCGAAAAACTATCCGGGATTTTTGGCGCGTCCAGGCATAATCTTAAAATCGAACAGATAAGTAAATCTTCATATCCAAAAAGAGAATTAGCCAATATTCTTATGCGCCAAAATAAGGGCTGGAATGCCCCGGAAAGAGTTCTTGAGAACATCAGCAAATTGACCGATGAGAAATCGGTTGTGGTTACGGCGGGTCAACAGGCTTGTTTATTTGGCGGACCGTATCTGGTATTATTGAAAATTCTAACGGTATTGAAGAAAGCGAAGTTGTTGGAAAAAGAGCTTGAAATTCCCGTGATACCGTTATTCTGGATTGCGTCTGATGATCATGATTTCGCCGAGATTTCCCGAGCGCACATATTTGATTCCCGGGGAGAGATAGTCCGGCTGGCAATAGATTATGATAAAGAACGAAAATATCCGCCTGTGGGGACTATGTCCTTTGATGATACGGTTACTCGTGAAGTCAATAAATTCATGAGTCATTTTCCGGAAAATGATTATAAGGAAATGGCCGTAAATTCAATTGAAAAATATTATTCTTCAGGGGTATCTATCGTTGACGCCTTTGCCCGTTACTGGCTCAATCTGCTTGGTCAATATGGAATAGTGATGTTAAATCCGCACGACGCCGAATTTAAAAAATTGTGCGCACCGTTTATGACAAGTGTCGTCGATAAACATGAAGAAATGAAACGGGTGTTGAATGAATCCAACGAATGGCTCACTTCGCAGAGTTATCATTTGCAGGTCCAAAAGCCCGAATCATCAATGCATTTATTTGCCCATTTTCCGGAACGCATTGCGATTCACCAGCGAGATGATGAATTTTTCGCGAGAGATAAGAAATATTCACAAGAGAGCCTTAAAGAGGATATTAAGGCAAATCTTCTAAATTTTTCGCCCGATGTTTTTACTCGATCTCTTTTGCAATCGTATCTCTTTCCGGTTTTGGATATAATTGCGGGTCCATCAGAGATTGCCTATCTGGCGCAAATTATGCCTTTGTTTGATTTATTTGAATTGCCTCGCCCTGATATTACCGCGCGTTTATCGGCGACTTTGATTGAGAATAAATTTGAAAAATTAATGACATCTTTGAATCTTCAATATCAGGATGTTGTTTTGGATTTTGAAGAAATATTGAGGACGCGGCAAAATGAAGATTTTCCCGATTCAATAAAACTGCAAATTAATTCGATAAGGCAATCTAACATTGAAAAAATGAGGGAATTGCGCGAAATATCGAATCGGTATGATTTCGATTCGAAAAATATAGTTGAAAAGTACCAACGCAAAATGGATTACCTCACGGGCGAACTTGAAAAAAGACTGGAAAGTGCCTACATTAACCAAAGCGGATCGGTAAAAAGTAAACTCGAACGAATGCGGAAAGCGCTTATGCCGGTTAATAATCCCTCGGAACGATCCATTGCTCTCGTATATTTTATTTCGCGTTACGGCATGAATGTAATTGACTTCATAGATGAGAATCTTAATCTTGATTCAGCGGGGCATCAGTTAATTTATTTATCGGAGTATCATGGATAA